A stretch of Lathyrus oleraceus cultivar Zhongwan6 chromosome 6, CAAS_Psat_ZW6_1.0, whole genome shotgun sequence DNA encodes these proteins:
- the LOC127093298 gene encoding protein C2-DOMAIN ABA-RELATED 9 — protein MDNILGLLKLRIKRGIDLAIRDANSSDPYVVVHMGDQKLKTRVVKNNCNPEWNEELTLSIRDIKTPIRLTVFDKDTFSIDDKMGDADVDLKPYAQAVQMKLTTLPDGCAIKRVQANRTNCLAEESSCIWKNGKIIQEMILRLRNVESGELVVEIEWVDIPGSTGLLGGKS, from the exons ATGGATAATATTCTTGGTCTTCTCAAACTTCGCATCAAAAGAGGAATTGATCTTGCAATTCGTGATGCTAATTCCAGTGATCCTTATGTTGTTGTCCACATGGGTGACCAG AAGCTGAAGACTCGTGTAGTGAAAAACAATTGCAACCCTGAGTGGAATGAAGAATTAACCCTTTCAATAAGGGATATTAAAACTCCAATACGTCTC ACGGTTTTTGACAAAGACACATTCTCCATAGATGACAAAATGGGTGATGCAGATGTAGACTTGAAACCATATGCTCAAGCTGTACAAATGAAGTTGACCACTCTTCCGGATGGTTGTGCAATCAAAAGGGTTCAAGCAAATAGGACTAATTGTCTTGCTGAAGAGAGTAGTTGTATTTGGAAAAATGGAAAGATAATCCAAGAAATGATTCTAAGATTGAGAAATGTTGAGAGTGGAGAATTGGTTGTGGAAATTGAATGGGTGGATATTCCTGGTAGCACAGGTTTATTAGGGGGAAAAAGTTAA